A genome region from Erythrolamprus reginae isolate rEryReg1 chromosome 4, rEryReg1.hap1, whole genome shotgun sequence includes the following:
- the LOC139166244 gene encoding LOW QUALITY PROTEIN: 2-acylglycerol O-acyltransferase 2-A-like (The sequence of the model RefSeq protein was modified relative to this genomic sequence to represent the inferred CDS: deleted 2 bases in 2 codons), giving the protein MKVEFAPRSIPLQRRLQTASVLQWVFSFLGLAQCCIAVFILLFFTRFWLISTLYALWWAFDWDTPSRGGRRLCCVRNCTLWRYMRDYFPITLVKTVDLEPSKNYVFGFHPHGIMVAGAFINFCTEATGFSKLFPGLKPHMMMLNLWFRAPFFRDYLMSGGIIPSDKESASFVLRKKGGGNVVVIAVGGAQEALDARPGAYTLLLENRKGFVRLAIENGTSLVPMFSFGENELFDQVENPKGSWLRWTQERLQKVMGVSLPLFHARGIFQYTFGFIPYRKPIYTVVGKPLPVVKKLNPSQDEVDELHKRYLEALCKLFEDNKLNYNVPEDTHLSFI; this is encoded by the exons ATGAAAGTTGAATTCGCTCCTCGCTCCATCCCGCTGCAGAGGCGGCTCCAAACGGCATCGGTGCTTCAATGGGTCTTCAGTTTCTTGGGCCTGG ctCAGTGCTGCATTgccgtcttcatcctcctcttcttcacccgCTTTTGGCTGATCAGCACCCTCTACGCTCTGTGGTGGGCTTTCGACTGGGACACCCCCAGCAGAGGTGGGCGGAGACTCTGCTGCGTTCGGAATTGCACCCTCTGGCGATACATGAGGGATTATTTCCCCATCACG CTGGTGAAGACGGTGGATTTGGAA CCGAGCAAGAACTACGTCTTCGGCTTTCACCCGCATGGCATCATGGTGGCTGGAGCCTTCATCAATTTCTGCACTGAAGCCACCGGCTTTTCCAAGCTCTTCCCAGGCCTGAAGCCTCACATGATGATGTTGAATTTGTGGTTTCGAGCCCCCTTTTTCCGGGATTACTTGATGAGTGGAG GCATAATCCCCTCGGACAAGGAATCGGCTTCCTTTGTcttgaggaagaagggaggggggaatgtcGTGGTCATCGCTGTGGGAGGGGCACAGGAAGCGCTGGACGCC CGCCCTGGAGCATACACCCTCCTCTTGGAGAACAGGAAGGGCTTCGTTCGGCTGGCCATAGAAAACGG GACGTCGCTCGTTCCCATGTTTTCCTTCGGAGAGAACGAGTTGTTTGACCAGGTGGAAAACCCCAAAGGGTCTTGGCTGAGATGGACGCAAGAGCGTTTGCAAAAGGTCATGGGGGTCTCCCTGCCCCTCTTCCACGCCAGGGGGATCTTCCAATACACCTTTGGGTTTATCCCATACCGGAAGCCAATCTACACCGTGG TGGGGAAACCCCTTCCAGTGGTGAAGAAGCTCAATCCCAGCCAAGATGAAGTTGATGAGCTTCATAAGAGGtacctggaggctctctgcaagCTGTTTGAGGATAATAAATTGAATTACAACGTACCAGAAGACACACATCTCTCTTTCATCTGA